The Acetivibrio saccincola genome window below encodes:
- a CDS encoding rod-binding protein: MDANKVVGNLTNKNFYNINYNTREINQDGEFEKRLLNAYENQDEEALKEVCREFEGLLLNMVYKQMRATVFRSDLIPKSVGREIFESMLDDELVKEASKNRSYGLAEDLYKQLSRTLRNRKV, encoded by the coding sequence ATGGATGCGAATAAAGTTGTAGGAAATCTAACAAATAAAAATTTTTACAACATCAATTACAACACCAGGGAAATAAATCAGGATGGTGAATTTGAAAAAAGACTTTTAAATGCTTATGAGAACCAGGATGAAGAAGCCCTGAAAGAGGTTTGCAGGGAATTTGAAGGTCTGCTTCTTAACATGGTATACAAACAAATGAGGGCAACGGTATTTAGAAGTGATTTAATCCCAAAGTCTGTAGGACGGGAAATATTTGAAAGTATGCTTGATGATGAGTTGGTTAAAGAAGCTTCAAAAAACAGGAGCTACGGATTGGCAGAAGACTTATACAAGCAGCTTAGCAGAACCCTCAGGAACAGAAAGGTATAA
- a CDS encoding methyl-accepting chemotaxis protein gives MKRFRKIKIEKNHLIAVISIILFAVFSGVIINYLSKEIKLGVLAALLVLSACLITLFLTNRLYKKVYKKLIEKCRECIGEFQVKDYDNKIFAVMEEITEKYCDLKRKNAAAKNSIDDLFLSLQSLSETGYQSINKLFESLDSISMPLNQQAAALDEGTNFVKKLSEHMDSISDNFNSVRTDTLNIKELCSTGLNSINLLKEKFQLTIEMTDQITESVRNFTDIIKSVSEFVDIMSDISKQTKHLALNATIEAAKAGKYGSGFAVVAGNFKKLSDQAQNHTVGISQLMDKIVRGYADINRSVEDLKESIKNQTESVEDTNQSFHNITDAVFSISKEINDVNISLDKMRIDKDEMIKLMEETAVFAKQTVAASEEFASVVDCHGQTVSDIIGAIQSTKNTLTETIND, from the coding sequence GTGAAAAGGTTTAGGAAAATAAAAATAGAAAAAAACCATTTAATAGCGGTGATTTCCATAATTTTATTTGCTGTTTTTTCAGGAGTTATTATAAATTACCTGTCAAAAGAAATAAAGCTTGGGGTGCTGGCGGCATTATTAGTATTATCAGCATGCTTAATAACTTTATTTCTAACCAACCGATTGTATAAAAAAGTATATAAAAAGCTTATAGAAAAGTGCAGGGAGTGCATAGGAGAATTTCAGGTAAAAGATTATGACAATAAAATTTTTGCAGTCATGGAGGAAATAACAGAAAAATATTGCGATTTAAAAAGGAAGAATGCAGCTGCCAAAAATTCTATTGATGATTTATTTTTATCCTTACAAAGTCTTTCAGAGACAGGATATCAGAGCATAAACAAACTTTTCGAATCTTTAGATAGTATCTCCATGCCTTTAAACCAGCAGGCTGCAGCTCTTGACGAAGGTACAAATTTTGTTAAGAAACTGTCAGAGCATATGGATTCAATTTCTGATAATTTTAACAGCGTAAGAACAGATACATTAAATATAAAAGAGCTTTGCAGTACGGGGCTTAATTCCATTAATCTTCTTAAAGAAAAATTTCAGTTGACGATAGAAATGACTGACCAGATAACGGAATCTGTAAGAAACTTCACAGATATTATAAAAAGCGTAAGCGAATTTGTTGATATAATGAGTGATATTAGCAAACAGACAAAACATCTTGCTTTAAACGCAACCATTGAGGCTGCAAAAGCAGGTAAGTATGGAAGTGGTTTTGCTGTGGTGGCTGGAAACTTTAAAAAACTTTCAGACCAGGCTCAAAACCACACAGTCGGAATAAGTCAGTTAATGGACAAAATTGTGAGAGGGTATGCAGATATAAACCGGTCAGTTGAAGATTTAAAAGAATCAATAAAAAATCAAACAGAGTCAGTTGAAGATACCAACCAATCCTTTCACAACATTACAGATGCAGTATTTTCCATTTCCAAAGAAATAAATGATGTAAACATATCTTTAGATAAAATGAGAATTGATAAAGATGAAATGATAAAGCTTATGGAAGAAACGGCGGTGTTTGCAAAACAAACAGTTGCAGCATCTGAAGAGTTTGCTTCTGTGGTAGATTGTCATGGGCAGACGGTATCAGATATAATAGGGGCGATACAAAGTACCAAAAATACATTGACAGAAACCATAAATGATTAA
- the fabZ gene encoding 3-hydroxyacyl-ACP dehydratase FabZ translates to MLSNIEIQNIIPHRYPFLLIDKIEEVEPGKRAVAIKNVSINEPFFQGHFPGNPIMPGVLIVEAMAQTACVAGLMLEENKGKLGVFTGIESMKFRRQVVPGDVLRLEAEFLVFKMGMGKVKVTATVDGQVAAQGEIKFAMIDQDKK, encoded by the coding sequence ATGTTGTCAAATATTGAAATTCAAAATATTATCCCTCACAGATATCCTTTTTTGCTAATTGACAAAATAGAGGAAGTAGAGCCGGGTAAGAGGGCGGTTGCTATAAAGAATGTTTCTATTAACGAACCCTTTTTTCAAGGACATTTTCCGGGAAATCCGATTATGCCCGGGGTGCTGATAGTGGAGGCAATGGCTCAGACGGCTTGTGTGGCAGGACTTATGCTTGAAGAAAACAAAGGGAAGCTGGGGGTATTTACCGGCATAGAGTCCATGAAGTTTAGAAGGCAGGTTGTGCCAGGTGATGTATTAAGGCTTGAAGCAGAATTTTTAGTTTTTAAGATGGGTATGGGAAAGGTAAAAGTGACTGCCACCGTTGATGGCCAGGTTGCTGCCCAGGGGGAAATTAAATTTGCAATGATTGACCAGGATAAAAAGTAA
- the murC gene encoding UDP-N-acetylmuramate--L-alanine ligase, with amino-acid sequence MLKSNILNLNNVKHVHFIGIGGVSMSGLAEILLNMGYKVSGSDLNSSCLTSKLTEKGIKVYIGHSEENIKNPDLVVYTAAVKKDNPELLKCELLNIPVIERSVLLGEIMKTFPYSIAVSGTHGKTTTTSMVSMILLECGFDPTIHIGGELNAIGGNTRIGGNKYFVSEACEYVESFLKFYPFLAIVLNIEEDHLDYFKDIEHIKSSFLKFMSLVPEDGYIVANCDDENVTSLLKHINCNKITYGITSNDAMWNAKDIVFDHAGCAAFDVYKNGKKVIDINLKLPGIHNVSNALGAISACHALGCDFKGIKAGLENYTGTHRRFELKGIINDIKVIDDYAHHPSEIKATLKACKNISHRKIWCVFQPHTYSRTKHLLDEFKDAFCDADMVIISDIYSAREVDTGEIHSLQLVDKIKHYNKNVLYIPEFESIVQLLNKHASQGDVIITMGAGNINSVGEMFLRTKKIIAVS; translated from the coding sequence TTGTTAAAATCAAATATTTTAAATTTAAACAATGTTAAACATGTTCATTTTATAGGCATAGGGGGAGTGAGCATGAGCGGTCTTGCGGAAATCCTCCTTAATATGGGGTACAAAGTGTCCGGTTCTGACCTGAACTCCTCATGTCTGACTTCCAAACTCACTGAAAAGGGAATTAAAGTATATATAGGACATAGTGAAGAAAATATAAAAAATCCTGATCTGGTGGTGTATACAGCTGCTGTAAAGAAAGACAACCCGGAACTTTTGAAATGTGAATTATTAAATATACCCGTTATAGAGCGTTCTGTGCTTTTAGGGGAAATAATGAAAACTTTTCCCTACAGTATCGCCGTATCAGGTACTCATGGTAAAACAACCACCACTTCCATGGTCTCAATGATACTTTTAGAATGCGGGTTTGACCCTACCATACATATAGGCGGGGAATTAAATGCCATAGGAGGAAATACACGCATTGGAGGAAATAAGTACTTTGTCTCTGAAGCTTGTGAATACGTTGAAAGCTTTTTAAAATTTTACCCTTTCCTTGCCATTGTTTTAAACATTGAAGAGGACCATCTGGACTACTTTAAAGACATAGAGCATATAAAGTCTTCATTTTTAAAATTTATGTCCCTTGTTCCTGAGGATGGCTACATAGTTGCAAATTGTGATGATGAAAATGTCACTTCATTGTTAAAACATATAAACTGCAATAAAATCACCTACGGCATCACCTCAAATGATGCAATGTGGAATGCAAAAGATATTGTTTTTGACCATGCAGGATGTGCTGCTTTTGATGTATATAAAAACGGCAAAAAAGTCATTGACATTAACTTAAAGCTTCCCGGAATACACAATGTAAGCAATGCCCTTGGTGCAATATCTGCATGTCATGCACTAGGTTGTGATTTTAAAGGCATTAAAGCAGGTTTGGAAAATTACACAGGTACCCACAGGCGCTTTGAACTAAAAGGAATAATTAATGATATTAAAGTAATTGATGACTATGCACATCATCCTTCGGAAATTAAAGCTACATTAAAGGCGTGTAAAAATATTTCTCACAGAAAAATCTGGTGTGTTTTCCAGCCTCATACTTATTCCAGGACAAAGCACTTGCTGGATGAATTTAAAGATGCCTTTTGTGATGCTGACATGGTAATAATAAGTGATATTTATTCCGCCCGTGAAGTGGATACCGGTGAAATCCACTCTCTGCAGCTGGTGGATAAAATAAAACACTACAACAAAAATGTCCTTTACATACCTGAATTTGAAAGCATTGTACAGCTTTTAAACAAACATGCCTCTCAAGGAGATGTTATAATAACCATGGGAGCCGGAAATATCAACAGCGTGGGAGAAATGTTTTTAAGAACAAAAAAAATAATAGCCGTAAGTTAA
- the spoVG gene encoding septation regulator SpoVG codes for MEITDVRIRKIDSEGKMKAVVSVTFDNEFVVHDIKVIESQNGLFIAMPSRKAPDGEFRDIAHPINAETRGKIQSAILDKYEYITAAAELEENQKEEAEGTEEE; via the coding sequence ATGGAAATTACTGATGTTAGAATCAGAAAAATTGATTCAGAAGGAAAAATGAAAGCAGTTGTTTCTGTAACCTTTGACAATGAATTTGTTGTCCACGACATAAAGGTTATAGAGAGCCAAAATGGGCTTTTTATAGCTATGCCTAGCAGAAAAGCTCCTGATGGCGAGTTTAGGGATATTGCACATCCTATCAATGCAGAGACAAGAGGGAAAATACAAAGTGCTATATTGGACAAGTATGAGTATATTACAGCTGCTGCCGAGTTAGAAGAAAACCAAAAAGAAGAAGCAGAAGGCACAGAAGAAGAATAA
- the glmU gene encoding bifunctional UDP-N-acetylglucosamine diphosphorylase/glucosamine-1-phosphate N-acetyltransferase GlmU translates to MERLMAIILAAGEGKRMKSKKTKILHEICGKPMVEWVYQCVKNSGVDEIVLVIGRNGEEVKEYMGNKVSYAKQEQQLGTGHAVIQAQEYLENREGQVVIMYGDMPLVTSNTISLAVDYHKEKGNAATIITADFENPAGYGRIIRNSQNEVVEIVEDRDASCEQKKIKEINSGIYCFDISALRDALKELDNKNDQGEYYLTDTIKILINKGLKVGAVKIEDREELAGINDRIQLAEAAKVLRKRILNKIMASGVTIIDPDSTYIDSEVEIGMDTIIYPSTIIKGETKIGEECIIGPGSTIENSKIGNRVEIKNSVVLESCIDDETKTGPFAYLRPGSNVGKNVKIGDFVEIKNSSIGDGTKISHLTYVGDAEVGKKVNLGCGVVVVNYDGQKKHKTIIGDNSFVGCNVNLVSPVEVKKNSYIAAGSTITDEVPENSLAIARSRQVIKENWVLKKGLLKKD, encoded by the coding sequence ATGGAACGCTTAATGGCTATCATCCTTGCTGCAGGTGAGGGCAAAAGAATGAAGTCGAAAAAGACAAAGATTTTACACGAGATATGTGGAAAGCCAATGGTAGAGTGGGTTTACCAGTGCGTAAAGAATTCCGGGGTGGATGAAATTGTACTTGTCATTGGCCGCAATGGGGAAGAAGTAAAAGAATATATGGGAAATAAAGTTTCTTATGCAAAACAAGAACAGCAGCTAGGAACAGGACACGCAGTTATCCAGGCTCAGGAATATCTTGAAAACAGGGAAGGACAGGTCGTTATAATGTATGGGGATATGCCCCTTGTCACTTCAAATACCATTTCACTTGCCGTTGATTATCACAAAGAAAAAGGAAATGCTGCGACAATAATTACGGCAGACTTTGAAAATCCCGCCGGATACGGAAGGATAATCAGAAACAGCCAAAATGAAGTGGTGGAAATTGTTGAGGACAGGGACGCATCTTGTGAACAGAAGAAGATAAAGGAAATTAATTCAGGCATTTATTGCTTTGATATAAGTGCATTAAGGGATGCACTAAAAGAACTTGACAATAAAAACGACCAGGGAGAATACTATCTTACCGACACCATAAAGATATTAATAAATAAAGGGCTTAAAGTAGGTGCTGTCAAAATTGAAGACAGAGAAGAATTAGCCGGGATAAATGATAGGATTCAACTGGCAGAAGCAGCTAAAGTCCTTAGAAAGAGAATACTAAACAAAATAATGGCCAGTGGTGTAACAATTATAGACCCTGATTCTACATATATTGATTCTGAAGTGGAAATAGGCATGGATACCATCATTTACCCTTCAACTATAATTAAAGGAGAAACAAAAATAGGAGAAGAGTGTATAATAGGACCTGGAAGCACAATTGAAAACTCAAAAATTGGAAATAGAGTTGAGATAAAAAACTCCGTTGTATTGGAAAGCTGTATAGATGATGAGACAAAAACAGGTCCTTTTGCATATTTAAGACCAGGAAGTAATGTGGGTAAAAATGTCAAGATAGGTGATTTTGTTGAAATAAAAAATTCATCAATCGGGGACGGCACAAAGATATCCCACTTAACATATGTAGGAGATGCAGAAGTTGGCAAGAAAGTCAATTTAGGTTGTGGCGTAGTGGTGGTTAATTATGACGGGCAGAAGAAGCACAAGACAATTATCGGAGACAATTCATTTGTGGGATGCAATGTGAACCTGGTTTCACCTGTTGAAGTTAAGAAAAATTCGTATATTGCAGCAGGTTCCACCATTACCGATGAAGTACCTGAAAATTCATTAGCTATTGCAAGAAGCAGGCAGGTAATAAAGGAAAACTGGGTTTTGAAAAAAGGTTTGTTAAAAAAAGATTAG
- a CDS encoding ribose-phosphate pyrophosphokinase, which translates to MNLHGKDIKIFAGNSNRELALEIAEKIGLPLGLANVGKFSDGECAIGINEVVRGSDVFLIQSLCWPVNDNIMELLIMIDALRRASAGRITAVIPYYGYARQDRKAKARDPISAKLVANLLTTAGADRILTMDLHAPQLQGFFDIPLDHLLGVPILANHFREKFEDTSDVVVVSPDVGSVARSRKFAERLDVPLAIIDKRRPKANVSEIMNIIGDVNNKRVILVDDLIDTGGTIINAANALTEMGAKEVYACCTHGVLSGNAVERIEKSELKELITLNTIPLTEEKRSPKIKSLSVAPVFAEAIERIYGDMSISTLFTQKD; encoded by the coding sequence ATGAATCTACATGGTAAGGATATAAAAATTTTTGCCGGCAACTCAAACCGTGAATTGGCACTGGAGATTGCAGAAAAAATCGGGTTGCCTTTAGGACTTGCAAATGTGGGGAAGTTCAGTGATGGTGAGTGTGCAATAGGAATCAATGAAGTTGTAAGAGGTTCTGATGTTTTCCTGATACAATCCCTGTGTTGGCCGGTTAATGACAACATTATGGAGCTTTTGATAATGATAGATGCTTTAAGGAGGGCATCGGCGGGAAGGATAACAGCTGTTATCCCATACTATGGATATGCAAGGCAGGATAGAAAGGCTAAAGCAAGGGATCCTATTTCAGCAAAACTTGTAGCTAATTTATTGACTACTGCTGGAGCAGACAGGATATTGACAATGGATTTGCATGCACCACAACTACAAGGATTTTTTGACATTCCGTTAGATCATTTGCTGGGTGTGCCTATTCTTGCTAATCACTTTAGAGAAAAATTTGAAGATACCAGCGATGTTGTGGTTGTTTCCCCTGATGTGGGAAGTGTTGCAAGATCGAGAAAGTTTGCAGAAAGGCTGGATGTTCCATTAGCTATCATTGACAAGAGACGTCCAAAGGCAAATGTATCTGAAATAATGAACATAATCGGGGATGTAAACAATAAGAGGGTAATACTGGTGGACGACCTTATAGATACAGGTGGTACCATTATAAATGCTGCCAATGCTTTGACTGAAATGGGAGCAAAAGAAGTATATGCCTGCTGTACCCATGGGGTGCTGTCCGGTAATGCTGTGGAAAGGATAGAAAAGTCAGAACTAAAGGAATTAATCACTTTAAATACAATTCCTTTAACTGAGGAAAAGAGAAGTCCAAAGATAAAATCCTTATCTGTTGCACCGGTATTTGCAGAAGCTATAGAAAGAATATATGGGGATATGTCCATAAGTACACTCTTTACTCAAAAAGATTAA
- the pth gene encoding aminoacyl-tRNA hydrolase, with product MDELIVVTGLGNPGRKYADTRHNVGFWVVELLALRHKIKMSKVKFKALYGEGVISGKKVLLVMPQTYMNLSGESVRDIISWYKIPVGNIIIIYDDIDLPVGKIRVRPKGSAGTHNGMKSVIYQIMSDEFPRVRIGIDKPPEGWDLADYVLSKFSKEEKDKISQAVVNAADAVEAIIGQGINQAMNKFNNL from the coding sequence TTGGATGAGTTAATTGTTGTCACGGGGCTTGGCAACCCTGGAAGAAAGTACGCTGATACAAGGCACAATGTTGGATTTTGGGTTGTTGAACTTTTGGCCCTAAGGCATAAAATAAAAATGTCAAAGGTAAAGTTTAAGGCACTTTACGGGGAAGGGGTAATTTCAGGAAAAAAGGTACTTCTGGTCATGCCCCAGACATATATGAATCTTAGCGGGGAAAGTGTAAGGGATATTATTAGTTGGTATAAGATACCTGTGGGAAATATTATAATAATATATGATGATATAGATTTACCTGTTGGTAAAATTAGGGTGAGGCCTAAAGGAAGTGCAGGAACCCATAATGGAATGAAGTCTGTCATATATCAGATAATGTCTGATGAATTCCCCAGGGTGAGGATTGGAATTGATAAGCCTCCGGAAGGATGGGATTTGGCAGACTATGTATTAAGCAAATTTTCTAAGGAAGAAAAGGATAAAATTTCACAGGCGGTTGTTAATGCTGCTGATGCCGTTGAGGCAATAATAGGTCAAGGCATTAACCAGGCAATGAACAAATTCAACAATTTATAA